Proteins from one Mercurialis annua linkage group LG7, ddMerAnnu1.2, whole genome shotgun sequence genomic window:
- the LOC126655559 gene encoding thaumatin-like protein has translation MAPLYLLLLFLAFLSDGDAAVFTISNRCKTTIWPGILAGAGKPQLLGGGFELKPGLSVNINAPLAWSGRIWARTGCTFGTSGRGSCLTGDCGGVLRCNGAGGQPPASLAEFTLNSPLDYYDISLVDGFNLPISVMPSNPSRCKATKCVSDLNKNCPIPLQVKWHGQVVACKSACYALNQPQYCCTGAYSTPKTCSPTYYSKIFKAACPTAYSYAYDDPTSTFTCNNVNYWIVFC, from the exons ATGGCACCTTTATATTTGCTCCTCCTCTTTTTGGCATTTCTCTCTG ATGGTGATGCTGCCGTGTTTACAATCTCAAATAGATGCAAGACCACTATATGGCCGGGAATTCTAGCCGGAGCAGGAAAGCCTCAATTATTGGGTGGCGGTTTTGAGTTAAAACCGGGTCTTTCGGTTAACATCAATGCGCCGCTAGCTTGGTCAGGCCGTATATGGGCTCGAACAG GTTGCACGTTTGGAACCTCCGGCCGTGGATCTTGTCTCACAGGCGACTGCGGTGGAGTATTACGATGCAACGGAGCAGGCGGCCAACCCCCGGCTTCTCTTGCTGAATTCACACTAAACAGTCCACTCGATTATTATGATATAAGTCTAGTTGATGGATTTAACCTCCCAATTTCAGTAATGCCTTCAAATCCGAGTAGATGTAAGGCTACTAAATGTGTTTCAGATTTGAACAAAAACTGCCCTATTCCTTTACAAGTGAAATGGCATGGTCAAGTTGTGGCTTGTAAAAGTGCTTGCTATGCTTTGAATCAGCCTCAGTATTGCTGCACTGGTGCTTATAGCACACCTAAAACTTGCAGCCCTACTTATTATTCAAAGATTTTCAAGGCTGCTTGTCCGACGGCTTATAGTTACGCCTACGATGATCCGACGAGTACTTTTACTTGCAACAATGTGAACTATTGGATTGTATTCTGTTGA
- the LOC126655561 gene encoding uncharacterized protein LOC126655561 codes for MDPNPKSQIFLHFPTLPLIFLLFVATLSSASPSIYDHLRQNSLPVGLLPKGILDFSYNPATGHFQINLTQPCNSKFENQLHYDFNISGFISMGKIGGLSGVTQQELFLWFPVKGIRVDVPSSGLIYFDVGVVDKQFSLSLFENPIECTAADASSDSPGAEVRGHKSRSGKRVFSIGRGDSRASS; via the exons ATGGATCCCAATCCCAAATCCCAAATTTTCCTTCACTTTCCCACTCTACCCCTAATTTTCCTCCTCTTTGTCGCCACCTTATCATCGGCATCACCGTCAATCTACGACCACCTCCGTCAAAACTCCCTCCCAGTGGGTCTCCTCCCCAAGGGCATACTCGACTTTTCATACAACCCAGCCACCGGTCACTTCCAAATCAACCTAACGCAGCCGTGTAATTCGAAATTCGAGAACCAGCTTCACTACGATTTTAACATTTCTGGGTTTATTTCAATGGGTAAGATCGGGGGTTTATCCGGTGTGACGCAGCAGGAGCTGTTTCTGTGGTTCCCTGTGAAGGGTATACGGGTCGATGTGCCGAGCTccggtttgatttattttgatgtGGGTGTTGTTGATAAGCAATTTTCGTTGTCTTTGTTTGAGAACCCTATTGAATGTACTGCTGCTGATGCCTCGTCGGATTCGCCCGGAGCTGAGGTTCGCGGCCATAAG AGTCGATCAGGAAAGCGTGTATTTAGTATTGGGCGAGGGGATTCCAGAGCTTCTTCGTAG
- the LOC126655558 gene encoding biotin carboxyl carrier protein of acetyl-CoA carboxylase 1, chloroplastic isoform X1 gives MAASLSTTASASLVLKTTPSSCHYSNYSLSRVSFRLSPKPNFPFFSKGALPGRYSSGLVKAQLNEVRFSQWFLLKDMFSNFGSFLNMLFGSPVVKVSVDGSSSAAASNLNKSEVPPEQAKDVNPSNETLPPASASEESISEFISQVASLVKLVDSRDIVELQLKQLDFELIIRKKEALPQPPSPPPAVMMHPSPPQLMPAAPPAASVTASSPASSAPAPSPSPPAAKSLKSSHPPLKCPMAGTFYRSPAPGEPQFVKVGDKVQKGQVLCIIEAMKLMNEIEADQSGTIVEVLAEDGKPVSVDMPLFVIEP, from the exons ATGGCGGCTTCGCTTTCAACAACAGCTTCAGCTTCTTTAGTTCTGAAAACCACTCCCAGTTCGTGTCATTACAGTAATTATTCTCTTTCTAGGGTTTCTTTTCGTCTCTCTCCAAAACCCAACTTCCCATTTTTCTCTAAG GGTGCACTTCCTGGTCGCTACAGCTCCGGTTTGGTAAAAGCCCAATTGAATGAGGTAAGATTCTCTCAATGGTTTTTGTTAAAGGATATGTTTTCGAATTTTGGTTCCTTCCTGAACATGCTTTTCGGGTCACCTGTTGTAAAGGTTTCTGTCGATGGATCCTCAAGTGCTGCTGCctcaaatttaaacaaatcaGAAGTGCCACCAGAGCAAGCAAAGGATGTGAATCCGTCAAACGAGACTTTACCTCCAGCTTCCGCTTCAGAAGAGTCAATATCTGAGTTTATTTCGCAAGTTGCAAGCCTTGTGAA GCTAGTTGATTCGAGAGATATTGTCGAGTTGCAGTTGAAACAACTCGATTTTGAACTGATAATCCGGAAAAAAGAGGCCTTACCTCAGCCACCGTCTCCTCCCCCAGCTGTTATGATGCATCCTTCACCGCCACAACTAATGCCAGCAGCTCCACCTGCAGCTTCAGTAACAGCCTCTAGCCCGGCTTCCTCTGCTCCGGCCCCATCACCTTCACCTCCAGCTGCTAAATCACTCAAGTCATCACATCCACCACTTAAATGTCCGATGGCAGGAACATTCTACAGAAGTCCAGCACCAGGTGAACCGCAATTTGTGAAG GTTGGAGACAAAGTGCAGAAGGGTCAGGTCTTATGCATCATTGAAGCCATGAAATTGATGAATGAAATTGAA GCCGATCAGTCGGGAACCATAGTCGAAGTTCTCGCAGAAGACGGCAAACCAGTCAGTGTTGACATG CCATTGTTCGTTATCGAACCGTAA
- the LOC126655558 gene encoding biotin carboxyl carrier protein of acetyl-CoA carboxylase 1, chloroplastic isoform X3, translated as MFSNFGSFLNMLFGSPVVKVSVDGSSSAAASNLNKSEVPPEQAKDVNPSNETLPPASASEESISEFISQVASLVKLVDSRDIVELQLKQLDFELIIRKKEALPQPPSPPPAVMMHPSPPQLMPAAPPAASVTASSPASSAPAPSPSPPAAKSLKSSHPPLKCPMAGTFYRSPAPGEPQFVKVGDKVQKGQVLCIIEAMKLMNEIEADQSGTIVEVLAEDGKPVSVDMPLFVIEP; from the exons ATGTTTTCGAATTTTGGTTCCTTCCTGAACATGCTTTTCGGGTCACCTGTTGTAAAGGTTTCTGTCGATGGATCCTCAAGTGCTGCTGCctcaaatttaaacaaatcaGAAGTGCCACCAGAGCAAGCAAAGGATGTGAATCCGTCAAACGAGACTTTACCTCCAGCTTCCGCTTCAGAAGAGTCAATATCTGAGTTTATTTCGCAAGTTGCAAGCCTTGTGAA GCTAGTTGATTCGAGAGATATTGTCGAGTTGCAGTTGAAACAACTCGATTTTGAACTGATAATCCGGAAAAAAGAGGCCTTACCTCAGCCACCGTCTCCTCCCCCAGCTGTTATGATGCATCCTTCACCGCCACAACTAATGCCAGCAGCTCCACCTGCAGCTTCAGTAACAGCCTCTAGCCCGGCTTCCTCTGCTCCGGCCCCATCACCTTCACCTCCAGCTGCTAAATCACTCAAGTCATCACATCCACCACTTAAATGTCCGATGGCAGGAACATTCTACAGAAGTCCAGCACCAGGTGAACCGCAATTTGTGAAG GTTGGAGACAAAGTGCAGAAGGGTCAGGTCTTATGCATCATTGAAGCCATGAAATTGATGAATGAAATTGAA GCCGATCAGTCGGGAACCATAGTCGAAGTTCTCGCAGAAGACGGCAAACCAGTCAGTGTTGACATG CCATTGTTCGTTATCGAACCGTAA
- the LOC126655557 gene encoding glycosyl hydrolase 5 family protein-like: protein MKMLQAMLIIFTFCIFYTNSLPLSTNGRWIVDDTTQQRVKLACVNWPSHLEPMLAEGLDKKPLAYIVSQLRSSRTFFNCVRFTWATYMFTRFANLTVSESLDSMNLRDARDGVAWYNPWILGMTIVQAFEAVVNELGAQNIMVILDNQVSRPAWCCSDDDGNGFVGDVDFDAEEWLQGLSMVAELFKGRSQVIAISTRNEMRGPHQNVEDWYKYIKQAGSIIHNANPEVLIFASGLGYASDLTFLKNKSLDTNFNNKLVYEAHWYSLTWGWRSTWDSQNVSDVCNGNTQFFIHQTGFVIDGENPVPIFVGEIGLDQRGLSQTEEHYYSCVLGYLADFDIDWALRAWPGSYYYLNDSISQQIGIGVDDAMGVMDFSPESC, encoded by the exons ATGAAAATGCTTCAAGCCATGCTCATAATATTCACATTCTGCATTTTTTATACCAATTCTTTGCCATTATCAACAAACGGACGATGGATAGTTGATGATACTACACAACAAAGAGTAAAGCTAGCTTGTGTAAATTGGCCTTCACATTTAGAACCAATGTTAGCCGAAGGACTCGACAAGAAACCGTTAGCCTACATCGTTTCGCAGCTCCGTTCTAGCCGAACGTTCTTCAACTGCGTCCGGTTCACATGGGCAACCTACATGTTCACTCGGTTTGCGAATCTGACCGTGTCGGAATCTCTTGATTCTATGAACTTAAGGGATGCTAGAGATGGTGTAGCTTGGTATAATCCTTGGATATTAGGTATGACAATTGTGCAAGCTTTTGAAGCTGTGGTTAATGAGCTTGGAGCTCAGAATATAATGGTGATTCTTGATAACCAGGTGAGTCGACCGGCGTGGTGCTGTAGCGATGATGATGGTAATGGGTTCGTTGGTGATGTAGATTTTGATGCTGAGGAATGGCTGCAAGGTTTAAGTATGGTGGCAGAGCTTTTTAAGGGCAGATCCCAG GTGATAGCAATAAGCACAAGAAATGAGATGCGAGGTCCTCATCAAAATGTGGAAGACTGGTATAAATACATCAAACAAGCAGGATCTATAATTCACAATGCAAATCCTGAAGTACTCATATTTGCTTCAGGATTAGGTTATGCAAGTGATCTAACATTCTTAAAGAACAAATCCTTAGACACTAACTTCAATAACAAGTTAGTGTATGAAGCACATTGGTATTCACTTACTTGGGGATGGAGAAGTACTTGGGATTCTCAGAATGTAAGTGATGTCTGTAATGGAAATACCCAATTCTTTATCCACCAAACTGGGTTTGTCATCGATGGCGAAAATCCCGTTCCGATTTTTGTGGGTGAAATTGGGTTAGATCAGAGAGGTTTGAGCCAGACTGAAGAACATTATTATTCTTGCGTTTTGGGATATCTTGCGGATTTTGATATCGACTGGGCGTTGAGGGCGTGGCCGGGAAGCTATTATTATCTTAATGATAGTATTTCCCAGCAAATTGGAATTGGAGTGGATGATGCAATGGGTGTCATGGATTTTAGTCCTGAGTCGTGTTAA
- the LOC126655560 gene encoding protein TIC 20-II, chloroplastic has protein sequence MASSFLRISPLPPLKTLAKPCHFSSLTPPLPPSLKTPIQKTHLPHLTTTRMSYNPTPATDRLISAVAYTLPFFNSLQYGRFLFTQYPSLGILFDPLIPLLSLYRSVPYASFVAFFGLYLGVVRNPSFSHYVRFNSMQAVTLDVLLVIPLLLARIFNPGRSGLGFKLMVWGHNAVFLFSCFCFVYGLVSSVLGKTPYLPFVGEAAGRQI, from the coding sequence ATGGCGTCTTCATTTCTCCGAATATCACCACTCCCCCCACTCAAAACCCTAGCAAAACCCTGCCATTTCTCCTCCTTAACTCCCCCATTACCTCCATCTCTCAAAACCCCCATACAGAAAACCCACCTCCCCCACCTCACCACCACCCGTATGTCCTACAATCCAACCCCCGCCACAGATCGCTTAATCTCAGCCGTCGCTTACACTCTCCCGTTCTTCAACTCTCTCCAATACGGTCGCTTCCTTTTCACCCAATACCCATCTCTCGGTATTCTATTCGACCCGCTAATCCCCCTCCTAAGCCTCTATAGATCGGTCCCTTACGCtagttttgtagcgttttttgGTCTTTATTTGGGTGTTGTTAGAAACCCTAGCTTTAGTCATTATGTTCGGTTTAATTCTATGCAGGCGGTTACTTTGGATGTTCTTTTGGTGATTCCTTTGCTCTTGGCGAGGATTTTTAATCCGGGTCGGAGTGGGTTAGGGTTTAAGCTGATGGTTTGGGGGCATAATGCCGTTTTTTTGTttagttgtttttgttttgtttatggGTTGGTGAGTTCTGTTTTGGGTAAGACTCCTTATTTGCCTTTTGTTGGTGAAGCTGCTGGTAGGCAAATTTAG
- the LOC126655558 gene encoding biotin carboxyl carrier protein of acetyl-CoA carboxylase, chloroplastic isoform X2: protein MAASLSTTASASLVLKTTPSSCHYSNYSLSRVSFRLSPKPNFPFFSKGALPGRYSSGLVKAQLNEVSVDGSSSAAASNLNKSEVPPEQAKDVNPSNETLPPASASEESISEFISQVASLVKLVDSRDIVELQLKQLDFELIIRKKEALPQPPSPPPAVMMHPSPPQLMPAAPPAASVTASSPASSAPAPSPSPPAAKSLKSSHPPLKCPMAGTFYRSPAPGEPQFVKVGDKVQKGQVLCIIEAMKLMNEIEADQSGTIVEVLAEDGKPVSVDMPLFVIEP from the exons ATGGCGGCTTCGCTTTCAACAACAGCTTCAGCTTCTTTAGTTCTGAAAACCACTCCCAGTTCGTGTCATTACAGTAATTATTCTCTTTCTAGGGTTTCTTTTCGTCTCTCTCCAAAACCCAACTTCCCATTTTTCTCTAAG GGTGCACTTCCTGGTCGCTACAGCTCCGGTTTGGTAAAAGCCCAATTGAATGAG GTTTCTGTCGATGGATCCTCAAGTGCTGCTGCctcaaatttaaacaaatcaGAAGTGCCACCAGAGCAAGCAAAGGATGTGAATCCGTCAAACGAGACTTTACCTCCAGCTTCCGCTTCAGAAGAGTCAATATCTGAGTTTATTTCGCAAGTTGCAAGCCTTGTGAA GCTAGTTGATTCGAGAGATATTGTCGAGTTGCAGTTGAAACAACTCGATTTTGAACTGATAATCCGGAAAAAAGAGGCCTTACCTCAGCCACCGTCTCCTCCCCCAGCTGTTATGATGCATCCTTCACCGCCACAACTAATGCCAGCAGCTCCACCTGCAGCTTCAGTAACAGCCTCTAGCCCGGCTTCCTCTGCTCCGGCCCCATCACCTTCACCTCCAGCTGCTAAATCACTCAAGTCATCACATCCACCACTTAAATGTCCGATGGCAGGAACATTCTACAGAAGTCCAGCACCAGGTGAACCGCAATTTGTGAAG GTTGGAGACAAAGTGCAGAAGGGTCAGGTCTTATGCATCATTGAAGCCATGAAATTGATGAATGAAATTGAA GCCGATCAGTCGGGAACCATAGTCGAAGTTCTCGCAGAAGACGGCAAACCAGTCAGTGTTGACATG CCATTGTTCGTTATCGAACCGTAA